One genomic segment of Gossypium arboreum isolate Shixiya-1 chromosome 3, ASM2569848v2, whole genome shotgun sequence includes these proteins:
- the LOC108475526 gene encoding protein E6-like, producing MASFANHIVLFFFLLLSSSVQIQARESKFFSKIFHLGAKISPLVVPTPTPAPAPASAPALAPTVAPATAPANIGIQDPYYGLYGHGSGMFPPAKEGVTTSNTPTAFENDLFAEELADEKYESGYEKNNYNYNNNNNNGYTTSKYNNNGYTLSSYNNNGYSGNYNTNGYNDNYNNNGYETERQGMSDTRFVEGGKYYYNMKNEKYYPNGYEFSSSKGTTKNEGYYGNTENSNEFNSMEEFQNKEDQYMERQEEYVP from the coding sequence ATGGCTTCCTTTGCAAACCACATTGTTTTATTCTTCTTTCTGCTGCTTTCTTCTTCTGTCCAGATTCAAGCTAGGGAGAGCAAGTTCTTTAGCAAGATCTTCCACCTTGGGGCCAAAATTTCTCCTCTAGTGGTACCTACACCAACGCCAGCACCAGCACCAGCATCGGCGCCGGCACTAGCACCGACAGTGGCACCTGCAACGGCACCGGCTAACATTGGTATCCAAGATCCTTATTATGGCCTCTATGGTCATGGCTCTGGCATGTTTCCCCCTGCAAAAGAGGGTGTCACCACTAGCAACACTCCCACCGCTTTTGAAAACGATCTTTTCGCCGAGGAACTTGCGGATGAAAAATACGAGAGCGGCTACGAGAAAAACAACTACAattacaacaacaacaacaacaatggcTACACCACAAGTAAGTACAACAACAATGGCTACACTCTCAGCAGCTACAACAACAATGGCTACAGCGGGAACTACAACACCAATGGGTACAATGACAACTACAACAACAATGGGTATGAGACAGAGAGACAAGGAATGAGTGACACCAGATTTGTAGAAGGTGGTAAGTATTATTACAATATGAAGAATGAGAAGTACTACCCTAATGGATATGAGTTTTCATCAAGCAAGGGAACTACTAAAAATGAAGGTTACTATGGGAATACAGAGAACTCCAATGAGTTCAACTCCATGGAAGAGTTTCAGAACAAGGAAGATCAGTACATGGAGAGGCAAGAAGAGTATGTGCCCTAG